Part of the Carnobacterium pleistocenium FTR1 genome is shown below.
AAAATCAGCAACGCCACCTATTATGTCTCCACCTATATCCGCATCCAATAAAGCTTTTTTAAGCGGTGATTGATTATTGCCAAATAAAATCTCTTCCAAAACTTCTAGTCCATACATATCCAGTACATCGTTCGGTTCAGATACATGCCACCCTAAAGCCAAATAATCTTTTCCTTCAGGGTTATCTCCTGCAGTTATTGAGTAAGTATCTTCAAATACAGCATCATCAGGAACAGCTGGTTCAAAAGATAAGTCGACTTTTTCACTCTGTTTGCCTGCGCCACTGAAATAGTCCTCTAATGCAGCAAAAGTTTCTTTTTTATCAATGTCTCCATATAAGACAGTCAGAGAATTACTTGGGTGGTAATAAGTTTGATGGAACGCAACAAATTCTTCTTGCGTTAAACTAGGGATGGTTTTTGGATTTCCACCAGATTCGTGACGGTAAATACTGTTGGGGTACAACTGATGAGTCAACTGCTGTTGAACTTGTCTTTCAGGAGAGGCTGTCGCCCCTTTCATTTCATTGTAAACAACGCCTTTATAAATCAGGTCATCTTCTGCTGACTCTAAATGATGATGCCAACCTTCTTGCGCTAATATTTGTGCATTACCGTAAAAGTTCGGCTTAAACACAGCATCTAAATAAACACTCATTAAATGCATAAAGTCTTTTTTATTAGTAGAAGCAACTGGATAAATTGTCTTATCTGAAAAAGTCATTGCATTGACGAACGTATTCAATGACCCTTTGACTAATTCAACAAATGGTTCTTTTGAAGGGTATTTTTCAGATCCATTTAAAACTGAATGCTCTATGATATGAGCAATTCCGTTATCGTTATACGGAGGTGTCTTAAACCCAATCGTAAACGCCTTATTGGAATCGTCATTTGCTAGATAAAAAACCTTGGCTCCTGTCTCAACGTGTTCATAAATGGTTCCCACGGATTGAATATCCGGTAACTCTTGTGTCTCAATTTGCTTAAATACCATAGAATTCTCCTTTTCCTTATGCGTAATGACTTTATTTTACACCTTGTCCTTATAGTTTATAATACATAAAGGAACAAATGCTACTTTGATTATTTAAATACCAATTCAAAAGTCCAATGATTCAACAATAAGCGAATCTCAGCAATTGATTCTTTTACAGCTGCATCATCAGAAAATAAAGAAGTAACTGACTAGAATCAACAAAGTGCTCAATAAGGTTCCTAATAAATAGTATTCTGCAAACTGAGGATTTTCTGAAATTTTATTGTACCGAGCAATAGACTTCGCTGTCAGAACAAATCCAATAGCAGTAAATTGATTAGCATACAGCATCAGCAAAATAAAGAAACGTTCAAAAACACCAATCAACGCCCCCGCACTTGGGATACCCTCATCTACTTGATTTTCATTGGTTGGTCGATAGTGATTCAATACTTTTTTTATCGTTACACTACATGGCCGGATCATCACCAATAGAATCAGTATCCATGACAAAATATTTTTCATATCCAAATCTAAACTGCTCGACAAGGTCTCTAATCCTGGCATATATTCAATCTCTATATAAGATACTGTGATATAGACAACTGCCGCAAGTAATACAAGGATGTGTAACCCTTGGTCTACTAGAAAGATAGCCGTATCTTTCTCATTACGAATGAAAAAGCGATTCGTAAGCAAAAATTTCAGACCATCTATCATGAGATGCAGCACTGAAATCCCTATGACCACTTTCAATAAAGGCCAACTAAAAATAGGAATAATCACACCTACCATAGTGATCAAATAGATAAAACAATGGAGCACTAATTTCTTACCAGATACTTCCTTTTCTCTCGCTAACGCAGACGATTGGAAATAAAAATCTCCCAAGATATGTCCGATAAATAATACTATCCATACGACTTGATTCAACTATTCATCCTCCTCAATATCTTGAATTAAAAAGTGGCTAGCGTTTCTCAAAGCTGTTTTATAGGTATAATATTTCGCTGTATTCAGAGCTTTGTTAACGCTAGATTGGCCAATTCCTAATTCTTCAGCTGTCTTATATTGATTTTCTCCATGCGTGAAATAAGCATACATAACTTCTTTTTGTCTAGCAGACCACTTTGATTTCAAGGCTGTGGCCAGTGACAGAATAGTATTCAATAGCTGATCTGTTCGTTGATAGCCTTCTCCGGAACAAATCATCATATTGGTCTCGCTTGTGGTATATTTATTTTCATTTCCTTCAATGGTTTCAATCATTTGCCTTGCGCGGTGGTAGGCTGTGCCATCCATCTCCATAGAATTATCTCGTTGGATC
Proteins encoded:
- a CDS encoding DUF3307 domain-containing protein produces the protein MNQVVWIVLFIGHILGDFYFQSSALAREKEVSGKKLVLHCFIYLITMVGVIIPIFSWPLLKVVIGISVLHLMIDGLKFLLTNRFFIRNEKDTAIFLVDQGLHILVLLAAVVYITVSYIEIEYMPGLETLSSSLDLDMKNILSWILILLVMIRPCSVTIKKVLNHYRPTNENQVDEGIPSAGALIGVFERFFILLMLYANQFTAIGFVLTAKSIARYNKISENPQFAEYYLLGTLLSTLLILVSYFFIF
- a CDS encoding SatD family protein, with protein sequence MTRQTVGTPYAAIIGDIKDSRKIADRKEVQEQFHSILQIINEKYAEDIASNFIITLGDSFQGLLKNKQVILSIIFEIELSMAPIELRFGIGLGSISTPIQRDNSMEMDGTAYHRARQMIETIEGNENKYTTSETNMMICSGEGYQRTDQLLNTILSLATALKSKWSARQKEVMYAYFTHGENQYKTAEELGIGQSSVNKALNTAKYYTYKTALRNASHFLIQDIEEDE